The stretch of DNA ATTTTGGCCGCAGCGGTGGCAGACTACCGTCCACAAGTGGTTGCAGATCAAAAAATCAAGAAAAAAGCTGATATCTTCCAAATAGATTTGGTAAAAACGCCCGATATTGCTGCTGAGTTAGGGCAACAAAAACGAAAAGACCAACTTATCGTTGGTTTTGCTTTGGAGACAGAACAGGCTTTGGCACATGCCGCCGCCAAACTAGAAAAGAAAAATTTTGATTTTATTGTACTCAATTCTTTGCAAGATACTGGTGCAGGATTTCAGCATGATACCAACAAAATTACGATCCTTTATGCCAATTCAGATGGGCAGTTGGACAATAAGATGAAGAAATTTGAGTTAAAATCAAAAGCGGCTGTTGCCCGTGATATTTTAGATGAAGTGGAAGAACTACTTTCAAAAATATCCTTCTTTGACAAATCTCGTGGGCAATCATAAGATCACGAAATTTGTCAAAGAACCAAAAATATAATGTCGAGATGATGAGAAGACTTTTTTATGCACTGTTTTTTTTGGGCCTGACTAGCCAATTATCAGCACAAGAATTTAATTTTCAGGTAAAAGTAGTTACCTTAAAACTGCAGACGGTTGACCCAAAGGTTTTCGAAACGCTGGAAATCTCTCTTCGGGAGTTTTTAAATGACCAGCAGTGGGGCAATGACGTGTTTGAGCAAGAAGAGCGGATCAAATGTAACCTCATTTTGACCATCCAGGAAGAATTGTCGCCGACCAGTTTTAAAGCGGATTTAGCCATTCAATCTTCTCGACCTATTTATGGAACAGATGCGCAGACCCCTTTGATCAATCATATCGATAAGGATGTGGTTTTTGAGTATGAACAGTACCAACCTTTACAGTTTAGCCGCAACCGGTTTAATGATAACCTTTCCCATATTTTGGCTTATTATGCGCATATTCTTTTGGGAATGGATTACGACTCTTTTTCTCCTTTGGGCGGAGAGCGCTATTTTCGGCTAGCACAAGAGATTTTGAATATTGTTCCACAAAGTGCCACTGCTGTTTATCCTGGCTGGCGTTCGACAGAAGGCAATCGAAATCGCTACTGGCTGATTGAAAACATCCTCAATCCAAGGGTACGTCCCTTTCGGCAGGCCACCTATGATTATCACCGCCAGGGCTTGGATTTAATGGCGTCAAACCCTGATGGTGGACGAGCGCTTATTACCCAGGCTATTGAAGACATTAGTACCGTCAACCAAGCTTATCGGAATGCCATGATTATTCAAATGTTTAATGATACTAAGGCTTTGGAAATCATAGAAATATACAAGCAAGGAACCTTGGAAGAACAAAACAAGGTGATTCGCATCATGCGCTTAATGGATCCGGCGAACGCACCTCAGTATGCTGCGATAAAGTAGTTTTGCCCTCATCGACTGACATTATGAGCTGAAAAGCTGATGGCGCTTTGGCACTTACTTCCCTTTCTCACCAGTTCTCGGCAGCCTGACCAACTAGCATGAATGGGCATGAGAAAGCAGCGAAAAAAAAATCGAAACCACTGGTCTCCTAATTCCCTCCTATTGAAGTCCTTAACAAATAAGCCTTATATTGCATTAAAAAAGCCTGAATAGCATGATAAAAAATACGATTATAGTCCTTCTATTTGCCCTGATAAGTATCGGATATATGTATGGGCAAAGTGATGATATCTCTGCAAAGGTTAAATGGGGAGAAGAGTTGCGTGGGCCAGCCAATACTGCCATTTCTAAAATGGTAAGTGCAGGGCCCTGGGGGTTCAATATTTTGCGTTTGCGGCAGGGAAGTGTCGTGAATGGAGATCAAGTATTTTTAGAACGTTATGATGAAAATTTGCGGCTGAAAAAATCTCAAAAAATTGACCTCCGCTATAAAAACAAAAAAAGAGAATTTCAGGATTTAGTGAAGATAGGAGGACAATTGTACCTATTTACCAGTTTTAATAACCAGGTACAAAAGAAAAATTATCTTTTTTATCAAAAAATAAGCGATCGCTTAATGCCATCCAAGGATATTGTCAAAATTGGAGAGATTGATACCCGCAATAAATATAAAGAAGGCAATTTTGACCTCGCCATTTCTAGAGATAGTTCCACGGTATTGATTTACAATCAGCTGCCCTATCAAAAAAATGAACCAGAACGCTTTAACTTGCGCGTTTTTGACAATCAACTCAAGGAACTTTGGAGCAAGGATATTATTCTCCCCTACAACGATGATGTATTTGAAATTGAAGAGTATCATGTGGATAAAGAGGGTAATGTCTTTCTATTAGGTGTCATTTACCAGGAACGCAACCGCTTGCAACGCAGGGGGCAACCAACCTACAGTTATACGGTATTGGCTTATTTGAATAAAGGGGAGGAAACCCAAGAGTACCGGATTGATTTGGGCGATAAATTTATTACTGACTTAACTTTTAGAGTTGCTAATGATGGAAGCCTCGTATGTTCAGGCTTTTATTCTGACCGAGGAACGGTTAGCATCAAAGGCACTTATTTTTTGCGGATGAATGCCAAGACCAAGGAAATTTTTAATGTCAATTTTAAAGCATTTGACATTGATTTCCTTACGTTTAATATGAATGATGGGCAAAAGCGGCGGGCTGAGCGAAACGAGGAAAGCGGTAATGAAAATAAGGCACCTGAGTTATATCGCTTTTCTTTAGATGATTTGATTATGCGATCAGATGGAGGCGCTGTTTTGGTTGCCGAGCAATATTACGTAAACCAGCAGTCTTACTATTACTATTTTGATGGAACGACTCGCTACAATTATTTCTATTATTACAATGATATTTTGGTGATAAATATCAAGCCGACCGGCGAAATAGAGTGGGCTAGCCGTATTCCAAAGCGACAAGAAACGATGAATGATGGCGGTTATTATTCTTCTTATGCTATGGCTACGGTTCGGGACCGCTTTTACTTTATTTACAATGATAATGCTCGAAATTTTGATCCTCAAATTCAAAATGGCGATCGGCGTTATCGCTACAATTTTAATGGGCGTTACTCGATAGTAGCCCTTACAGAAGTCAAAATAGACGGGAGCACCCGAACGGTGCCCTTGTTTACCAATAATGATGCGGATACCTTAACGCGACCTAAATTTTGCAAACAATCAGGAAGTAAACACCTCTTGGTGTATGGCGAACGGGGGCGTAGTTTTCGGTTTGCAGATATTGAGTTTGAGTAAATGGCACAAAAAATGCTATAGAACTTGTAATATATGATAAAATATCGTATCATTAAATCTTTAAATTGAGTTAGTGAATCACATCGCCATTTTTGCTTCGGGTACAGGGAGCAACGCTAAGAAAATAATCGAACATTTCCAGTCTAATCCAAGTATAAAGGTTAGTCTGCTTGTATCCAATAAAGCCACAGCCCCAGTTTTGAATTTTGCGCAAGAACATGGCATTGACCAATGTGTCATTGATCGGGCTTCGTTTTATGACACAACAGCCATTTTGTCTGTTTTGAAAAAAAAACGTATTAATTTTATTGTTCTGGCTGGCTTTTTGTGGCTTATTCCACCGTATTTAGTAGAGGCCTTCAAAGGCCGCATGGTCAACATACACCCTGCTTTACTTCCAAAGTATGGCGGCAAAGGAATGTTTGGCAAACATGTTCACCAGGCTGTAAAAGCAGCGGGTGAAACGGAAAGCGGAATCACGATTCACTATGTCAATGAACACTATGACGAGGGGGATATTATTTTTCAGGCTACCTGCCCTATATCCGCCACAGCTACACCAGAAGACATTGCCAAAAAGGTCTTAACACTTGAACATCGACACTTCGCTACTGTAATCGAACAGTTACTGGTCTCACAATAAGGGACGGAAAAAAAATAAAGTAATCAAATTTCGGTTTTTAAATATTTTGCTAAGCAACTGACTGAAAGGAGGTTGTGTGCAAAATTTTAGAAACCTTAAGCAGAAATTTGATTACTTTATTTCCGTCAAACTACTAAGTGCATGTTTGGGCAGACCTCAATGGCCGCTATGTGGCAAATTTTGTTTTGCGCTGCTTTAGGTTTTTTATGAAGTAAGCTGCATTGAAATGTAAAATCTGCCATACGCCCTTTCGGCTAATTTGCCTACCCAGACAAGTTTCTAAAATCGCTATCCCTATGCACTAAAATTGTCAGTGAAGGGAAATTGTTTTCATTTCCCATAACATAATCACTAGCAACACGTTAAGAAGAATTAGATGTTTTAATATTATCCAAAATACCAACTCAATACACAACCAATTTTTGAATTATGGTAAAGAAAATTTTTCTTCTTTCCTTTGGAATACTACTACTCGCCGGTGTTAGCAATGCCCAAAACCTTAGCTGGAAAAAACACCGGAAACTCGCCGATCAACTAATGGAAGAAGGCAACATCGAAGATGCGGCGAAAAATTATGAAATGGCCTGGCAAAAAAAGCAAAAAGACAAAGAATTGATCTTTAAAGCAGGGGATGCCTATTACTTATTAAAGGATTATCGCAAAGCTGCCGAAGCTTTTCAGCATGTTAAAGATGACAACAAGAATTTTCCCCTAGTTGGCTTAAAATATGCTCGCTCCTTGAAACAAGATGGGCAGTATGATAAATCGATTAAAGCGTTTCAGGATTTTGGCGAAAATTATACGGGAAGCGGAAAGGCCGTATTGGAGGATATTCTGCAAACAGAAATCAAAGGCGCCGAATTAGGTAAACAATTAGCCGAATCGCCCGATCGCAGTATCAGTCTGGTTCATCTGGGGAGCGGCATTAATACGGGAGAGGATGAATTTGCGCCTTTTCCGGTAGGGGCAGATTTATTGTATATTTCTTCGACTATGGGAGGGACTGCCCGGTTGTATACCAGTAATCGGAGGGGGACTGACTGGCAAAAAGCCCAAATTCCTGCCGAATTTCCTGTGATACAAAATGGACAATATGCCAATAGTACGCTTACCGCTGATGGTGAGCGATTGTATTTTACGATTTGCAGTGAACGAAATGCTCCCCTTGACTTCAATAGCCGTTGCGAAATCTTCGTCACTAAACGCCAAGGGCAAAACTGGTCACAGCCAGAAAGATTACCGGATTTTATCAACATGGCTGGGGCGACGGCTACACAGCCAAATGTTATACAAGAGGGCGGACAGGAGATTCTTTATTTTTCCTCTAACCGAGAGGGTGGGCGTGGTGGCTTGGATATCTGGTATACCACACGCGATTTGGGTGCTGATAACCTGGATTTCACTTCACCTATCAAT from Saprospiraceae bacterium encodes:
- a CDS encoding DUF4835 family protein — its product is MMRRLFYALFFLGLTSQLSAQEFNFQVKVVTLKLQTVDPKVFETLEISLREFLNDQQWGNDVFEQEERIKCNLILTIQEELSPTSFKADLAIQSSRPIYGTDAQTPLINHIDKDVVFEYEQYQPLQFSRNRFNDNLSHILAYYAHILLGMDYDSFSPLGGERYFRLAQEILNIVPQSATAVYPGWRSTEGNRNRYWLIENILNPRVRPFRQATYDYHRQGLDLMASNPDGGRALITQAIEDISTVNQAYRNAMIIQMFNDTKALEIIEIYKQGTLEEQNKVIRIMRLMDPANAPQYAAIK
- a CDS encoding phosphoribosylglycinamide formyltransferase; amino-acid sequence: MNHIAIFASGTGSNAKKIIEHFQSNPSIKVSLLVSNKATAPVLNFAQEHGIDQCVIDRASFYDTTAILSVLKKKRINFIVLAGFLWLIPPYLVEAFKGRMVNIHPALLPKYGGKGMFGKHVHQAVKAAGETESGITIHYVNEHYDEGDIIFQATCPISATATPEDIAKKVLTLEHRHFATVIEQLLVSQ